The Streptomyces laurentii genome contains a region encoding:
- a CDS encoding hypothetical protein (identified by MetaGeneAnnotator; putative;~sequence version:1) has translation MPLSREEPGFRRLFVMNHFRSAPIGVTPGNDNAKILNRAQRFCAPAARKKPNFVAVDATTAGDPKSAVDALNQYVDHSDTPGFGGTPDTQSENWHVPNLTVMPLGDSITEGAGSSTRSSYRAALWPQLVPRADTLDFVGSQKHGVLPDTDHEGHSGWLIDGIAANIDAWMEAAKPNVVLLHIGTNDMDRDNQVATAPARLAALIDQMIAASPQTTIVVASLVPSASPEVQARIDAYNARIPGIVAARQAQGHKVAQVSMGALTTADLNDRLHPNDGGYVKMAGVFAEGIAQVARNGWISPQVTVRPAPPRAGLGDYQVDLNADGRADYLTVDAAGAVRAWLNKGGDGHSGWTEAGQVASGVPLAGGQVRFADINADGYADYLVVDPNSAVRAWLNKGGTGIAGWTEAGQIATGVTLAGGQVRFADINGDRYADYVVVDANGAVRAWLNKGGTGTEGWTEAGQIAAGVGVPADQVRLADVNADGYADYLSVDANGAVKAWLNKGGTGIAGWNQTGQIAAGAGAPGSSVRFADLDADRRADYLVVDASGAVRAWLNKGGDGGGVGGNGWTSVGTFATGAGAPAAQVRFADINADRKDDYLVVAADGSVRAWLGTGTAGKWTSLGQIIAGTGAPGDQVRFADLDADGRADYVTVAADGSVKAWLNNGTGAGWTSLGVYATGTGAPGDQVRLADLDADGRADYLTVAADGSVKAWLNQGGDGRGGWTPAGQIATGTGAPGASVRFADLDADGRADYLTVAADGSVKAWANKGLGKWTALGAYAPALGTPGTTVLFAEANGDRRADYLTIAADGSVQAWLNDGAALSGGWSTLGTIATGVGVPGSQVHI, from the coding sequence GTGCCGCTGTCCCGTGAGGAGCCCGGGTTCCGCCGGCTGTTCGTCATGAACCACTTCCGTAGCGCCCCGATCGGCGTGACGCCCGGCAACGACAACGCCAAGATCCTCAACCGCGCGCAGCGCTTCTGCGCCCCCGCCGCCCGCAAGAAGCCGAACTTCGTCGCGGTCGACGCCACCACCGCGGGCGATCCGAAGAGCGCGGTCGACGCGCTCAACCAGTACGTGGACCACAGCGACACCCCCGGCTTCGGCGGCACGCCGGACACCCAGAGCGAGAACTGGCATGTGCCGAACCTGACGGTGATGCCGCTCGGCGACTCCATCACCGAGGGCGCCGGAAGCAGCACCCGCTCCAGCTACCGCGCCGCCCTGTGGCCGCAGCTCGTCCCCCGCGCGGACACGCTCGACTTCGTCGGCTCGCAGAAGCACGGCGTCCTGCCGGACACCGATCACGAGGGCCACTCGGGCTGGCTGATCGACGGCATCGCCGCGAACATCGACGCCTGGATGGAGGCGGCGAAACCGAACGTGGTGCTGCTGCACATCGGCACGAACGACATGGACCGCGACAACCAGGTCGCCACCGCTCCGGCACGGCTCGCCGCCCTCATCGACCAGATGATCGCCGCGTCGCCGCAGACCACGATCGTCGTCGCCTCCCTCGTCCCGTCGGCCTCGCCGGAGGTACAGGCCCGGATCGACGCGTACAACGCGCGGATCCCGGGCATCGTCGCGGCCCGGCAGGCGCAGGGCCACAAGGTCGCCCAGGTGAGCATGGGGGCGCTGACCACCGCCGATCTGAACGACCGGCTGCACCCCAATGACGGCGGCTACGTGAAGATGGCCGGGGTCTTCGCCGAGGGCATCGCGCAGGTGGCCCGCAACGGCTGGATCAGCCCGCAGGTGACGGTCCGGCCCGCCCCGCCGCGGGCCGGCCTGGGCGACTACCAGGTCGACCTGAACGCGGACGGCCGCGCCGACTACCTCACCGTGGACGCCGCGGGCGCCGTACGGGCGTGGCTGAACAAGGGCGGCGACGGCCACAGCGGCTGGACCGAAGCGGGTCAGGTCGCCTCCGGCGTGCCGCTGGCCGGCGGTCAGGTGCGGTTCGCCGACATCAACGCGGATGGATACGCCGACTATCTGGTCGTCGACCCGAACAGCGCCGTACGCGCGTGGCTCAACAAGGGCGGCACCGGCATCGCCGGCTGGACCGAGGCCGGACAGATCGCCACCGGGGTGACCCTGGCGGGCGGTCAGGTGCGGTTCGCCGACATCAACGGGGACCGGTACGCGGACTACGTGGTCGTCGACGCGAACGGCGCGGTCCGGGCCTGGCTCAACAAGGGCGGTACGGGGACCGAGGGCTGGACCGAGGCCGGACAGATCGCCGCCGGGGTCGGTGTCCCCGCCGACCAGGTGCGCCTCGCCGACGTCAACGCCGATGGATACGCCGACTATCTGTCCGTCGACGCGAACGGCGCCGTGAAGGCCTGGCTCAACAAGGGCGGCACCGGCATCGCCGGCTGGAACCAGACCGGGCAGATCGCCGCCGGCGCGGGCGCGCCCGGCTCCTCGGTGCGGTTCGCCGACCTCGACGCCGACCGGCGCGCCGACTACCTCGTGGTGGACGCGAGCGGCGCCGTCCGGGCGTGGCTCAACAAGGGCGGGGACGGCGGCGGGGTCGGCGGCAACGGCTGGACCTCCGTCGGGACCTTCGCGACGGGCGCCGGAGCGCCGGCCGCGCAGGTCCGGTTCGCGGACATCAACGCGGACCGCAAGGACGACTACCTGGTGGTGGCCGCCGACGGTTCGGTACGGGCCTGGCTCGGCACCGGCACCGCCGGAAAGTGGACCTCCCTCGGCCAGATCATCGCGGGCACGGGCGCCCCGGGCGACCAGGTGCGCTTCGCGGACCTCGACGCCGACGGGCGGGCCGACTACGTCACCGTCGCCGCCGACGGCTCGGTGAAGGCCTGGCTCAACAACGGCACCGGGGCGGGCTGGACCTCGCTCGGGGTCTACGCCACCGGCACGGGCGCCCCGGGCGACCAGGTCCGGCTCGCCGACCTCGACGCCGACGGACGGGCGGACTATCTGACCGTCGCCGCCGACGGCTCGGTGAAGGCGTGGCTCAACCAGGGCGGCGACGGCCGCGGCGGCTGGACCCCCGCCGGGCAGATCGCCACCGGGACGGGCGCGCCCGGTGCCTCGGTGCGGTTCGCCGACCTCGACGCCGACGGACGGGCCGACTACCTGACCGTCGCCGCCGACGGCTCGGTGAAGGCCTGGGCCAACAAGGGACTCGGCAAGTGGACCGCGCTCGGCGCGTACGCCCCCGCTCTGGGCACGCCCGGCACGACGGTCCTGTTCGCCGAGGCCAACGGCGACCGCCGGGCCGACTATCTGACGATCGCGGCCGACGGCTCGGTCCAGGCGTGGCTCAACGACGGGGCGGCGCTCAGCGGCGGCTGGTCGACGCTCGGCACGATCGCCACGGGCGTGGGCGTGCCCGGCAGCCAGGTGCACATCTGA
- a CDS encoding uridine kinase (Nucleoside/nucleotide kinase (NK) isa protein superfamily consisting of multiple families of enzymes that share structural similarity and are functionally related to the catalysis of the reversible phosphate group transfer from nucleoside triphosphates...; cl17190;~Uridine kinase [Streptomyces venezuelae ATCC10712];~identified by MetaGeneAnnotator; putative), producing the protein MNGRGRTRVEAITWERLTGAVVRRLDRTAPGDGSDWLKVGVDGPPAAPGAEFADRIAEELRLRGRSVLVVATDGFLRPASLRFEYGKRDPDAYYTDWVDTGALWREVFGPLEPGGSGRVLPDLWDPATDRATRSPAVPLAPGGVLVVHGPFLLGHWFPFDLKVHLRLSPGALARRTEQQWTLPAFARYEQEVGPADVADAVVRADDPRRPAWTGFRDA; encoded by the coding sequence ATGAACGGCAGGGGACGGACGCGCGTGGAAGCGATCACCTGGGAGCGGCTGACCGGCGCGGTCGTCCGCCGTCTCGACCGGACCGCGCCCGGGGACGGCAGCGACTGGCTCAAGGTCGGCGTCGACGGGCCGCCGGCCGCCCCGGGCGCGGAGTTCGCCGACCGGATCGCCGAGGAGCTGCGGCTGCGCGGGCGTTCCGTGCTCGTCGTCGCCACCGACGGCTTCCTGCGGCCGGCGTCGCTGCGCTTCGAGTACGGGAAGCGGGATCCGGACGCGTACTACACCGACTGGGTCGACACCGGCGCGCTGTGGCGGGAGGTGTTCGGCCCGCTGGAGCCGGGCGGCTCCGGCCGGGTGCTGCCCGACCTGTGGGACCCGGCGACCGACCGGGCCACCCGCAGCCCCGCCGTCCCGCTGGCGCCGGGCGGGGTCCTCGTCGTCCACGGCCCGTTCCTGCTCGGGCACTGGTTCCCGTTCGACCTGAAGGTCCATCTGCGCCTGTCGCCGGGCGCGCTCGCCCGCCGTACCGAGCAGCAGTGGACGCTGCCCGCCTTCGCGCGGTACGAGCAGGAGGTCGGCCCCGCGGACGTTGCCGACGCCGTCGTACGCGCCGACGACCCGCGCCGGCCGGCCTGGACCGGCTTCCGGGACGCCTGA
- a CDS encoding ketoreductase (NAD(P) binding site [chemical binding];~classical (c) SDRs; cd05233;~identified by MetaGeneAnnotator; putative;~ketoreductase [Streptomyces pristinaespiralis ATCC25486];~short chain dehydrogenase; Provisional): MNTDTRTDTDTQRQNTDTDTGRRTDRVVVVTGAGTGIGRATARAFARQGATVVAVGRRPGPLQETATGFPGIRPLAADLTAPGGPERIVREVVDTYGRLDVLVNNAGIADGGPLESMTRQTVDALLATNVVAPVLLTQAALEALTSAGGTVVNVSTAVGQRGWPNSSVYPATKAAVETLTRCWAVEFAPRGVRVVAVAPGAVDTPIGVHRGLTPEQREAVRGWQLAHTPLRRIGRPEEVAWAITVLASPDAEFVTGVVLPVDGGALVA, encoded by the coding sequence ATGAACACGGACACGCGCACGGACACGGACACACAGCGACAGAACACCGACACCGACACCGGCCGCCGGACCGACCGGGTCGTGGTGGTCACCGGAGCCGGCACCGGCATCGGCCGGGCCACGGCGCGGGCCTTCGCCCGGCAGGGGGCGACCGTCGTCGCCGTGGGCCGCCGGCCCGGACCGCTCCAGGAGACGGCGACCGGCTTCCCGGGGATCCGTCCCCTGGCCGCCGACCTCACCGCGCCGGGCGGGCCCGAGCGGATCGTGCGCGAGGTCGTGGACACGTACGGACGGCTCGACGTCCTGGTCAACAACGCCGGCATCGCGGACGGCGGCCCCCTGGAGTCGATGACCCGGCAGACCGTGGACGCGCTCCTCGCGACCAACGTCGTCGCCCCGGTGCTGCTCACCCAGGCCGCGCTGGAGGCCCTGACGTCCGCCGGCGGCACGGTCGTCAACGTCTCGACGGCCGTCGGGCAGCGCGGCTGGCCGAACTCGTCGGTGTATCCGGCGACGAAGGCCGCCGTGGAGACGCTGACCCGCTGCTGGGCCGTGGAGTTCGCGCCGCGCGGGGTGCGGGTGGTGGCGGTGGCGCCCGGGGCGGTGGACACCCCGATCGGCGTGCACAGGGGGCTGACGCCCGAACAGCGGGAGGCGGTACGCGGATGGCAGCTCGCGCACACACCGCTGCGGCGGATCGGCCGTCCGGAGGAGGTGGCCTGGGCGATCACCGTGCTGGCCTCGCCGGACGCGGAGTTCGTCACGGGCGTGGTGCTGCCGGTCGACGGCGGCGCCCTGGTCGCCTGA
- a CDS encoding transcriptional regulator, merR family (DNA binding residues [nucleotide binding];~Helix-Turn-Helix DNA binding domain of transcription regulators from the MerR superfamily; cl02600;~MerR HTH family regulatory protein; pfam13411;~Transcriptional regulator, MerR family [Streptomyces venezuelae ATCC10712];~identified by MetaGeneAnnotator; putative), with the protein MGSLRIGELARRTGTTTRALRHYEQAGLIASARAANGYRVYEEGAVVRVSNIRYLLGVGLTLEDVTAFASCLDGHMPARAPSAQGLAIARERLAVLDARIAAQTEARDRLAAALASQSAAQSGAQSGARVGSEGQPAFPAGAQAGAGSSTDIGAPLGSR; encoded by the coding sequence GTGGGGTCCTTGCGCATCGGTGAACTGGCCCGCCGGACGGGGACGACGACACGGGCGCTGCGCCATTACGAGCAGGCGGGGCTGATCGCGTCGGCGCGGGCGGCGAACGGCTACCGGGTCTACGAGGAGGGCGCGGTGGTCCGCGTCTCCAACATCCGGTATCTGCTGGGTGTGGGGCTGACGCTGGAGGACGTCACGGCCTTCGCGTCCTGCCTGGACGGGCATATGCCCGCCCGCGCACCCTCCGCGCAGGGGCTGGCCATCGCCCGCGAACGCCTCGCGGTGCTCGACGCCCGGATCGCGGCGCAGACGGAGGCCAGGGACCGGCTCGCCGCCGCCCTGGCCTCCCAGTCCGCCGCCCAGTCCGGCGCCCAGTCCGGCGCTCGGGTGGGCAGCGAGGGTCAGCCGGCCTTCCCCGCCGGCGCGCAGGCGGGCGCGGGCTCGTCCACCGACATCGGCGCGCCCTTGGGCAGCAGATAG
- a CDS encoding cupin 2 barrel domain-containing protein (Cupin 2 barrel domain-containing protein [Streptomyces sp. SirexAA- E];~Cupin domain; pfam07883;~PFAM: Cupin 2 conserved barrel domain protein; KEGG: cai:Caci_5003 cupin 2 conserved barrel domain protein;~identified by MetaGeneAnnotator; putative) produces the protein MGLGTGTTGTGGTRVGARGARLRKALVVAGAVAAVAVVPSAAIATPGSGVGATELAQGTSHGTLPVKPPKGDTDVVFRTITVAPGGTTGWHHHDGQLIAVVRSGTLTRTLADCSVEVSKAGDSFIEPAGANKVHTGRNLGTEPVVLYVTYLLPKGAPMSVDEPAPACAPAGKAG, from the coding sequence ATGGGTCTCGGCACGGGCACGACGGGCACGGGCGGCACGCGGGTCGGAGCGCGCGGGGCGCGGCTGCGCAAGGCGCTCGTCGTGGCGGGCGCCGTCGCCGCGGTGGCGGTCGTCCCGTCCGCGGCGATCGCCACCCCCGGCAGCGGGGTCGGTGCCACGGAACTCGCCCAGGGCACCTCGCACGGCACCCTGCCGGTCAAGCCGCCGAAGGGCGACACCGACGTCGTCTTCCGCACCATCACCGTCGCCCCCGGCGGCACCACCGGCTGGCACCACCACGACGGTCAGCTGATCGCCGTCGTCCGGTCCGGCACCCTCACCCGGACCCTGGCCGACTGCTCGGTGGAGGTGTCCAAGGCGGGCGACTCCTTCATCGAGCCCGCCGGCGCGAACAAGGTCCACACCGGGCGCAATCTCGGCACCGAACCCGTCGTGCTCTATGTGACCTATCTGCTGCCCAAGGGCGCGCCGATGTCGGTGGACGAGCCCGCGCCCGCCTGCGCGCCGGCGGGGAAGGCCGGCTGA
- a CDS encoding transcriptional regulator, hxlR family (HxlR-like helix-turn-helix; pfam01638;~Predicted transcriptional regulators [Transcription];~Transcriptional regulator, HxlR family [Streptomyces venezuelae ATCC10712];~identified by MetaGeneAnnotator; putative), with the protein MLGFTKSALGKSNNTSTLRRMPRRRSYDQYCAAARALDAVGDRWTLLIVRELLAGPRRYTDLHADLPGVSTDMLAGRLKDLEGGALVTRRRLPPPASAVVYELTERGRALLPVLRALAAWGAPDLDAPRPTDAVRAHWFAIPLLGVLEGLGAKVVQVTLDEGEFHARVRDGGVTEYGDGPAADAEVWLRTDTATCRALAAGELTLTEAVESGRATLQEPARTN; encoded by the coding sequence ATGCTTGGTTTTACCAAGTCAGCGCTTGGAAAGTCCAACAACACGTCTACACTGCGTCGCATGCCACGCCGCCGAAGCTATGACCAGTACTGCGCCGCAGCCCGCGCCCTCGACGCCGTCGGCGACCGGTGGACGCTGCTGATCGTCCGTGAACTCCTCGCCGGGCCGCGCCGCTACACCGACCTGCACGCCGATCTCCCCGGCGTCAGCACCGACATGCTCGCCGGACGGCTCAAGGACCTGGAGGGCGGCGCGCTCGTGACCCGTCGCCGGCTGCCGCCGCCCGCCTCCGCCGTCGTGTACGAGCTGACCGAGCGCGGCCGCGCGCTGCTGCCCGTGCTGCGCGCCCTCGCCGCCTGGGGCGCGCCCGACCTCGACGCGCCGCGCCCGACCGACGCCGTCCGCGCGCACTGGTTCGCGATCCCGCTGCTCGGCGTCCTGGAGGGGCTGGGCGCGAAGGTGGTCCAGGTGACCCTGGACGAAGGCGAGTTCCACGCGCGCGTACGGGACGGCGGGGTGACGGAGTACGGGGACGGGCCGGCCGCCGACGCCGAGGTGTGGCTGCGGACGGATACGGCCACCTGCCGGGCGCTCGCCGCCGGTGAACTGACCCTGACGGAGGCGGTCGAGTCGGGCCGCGCCACCCTTCAGGAGCCGGCCCGGACCAACTGA
- a CDS encoding aminotransferase alaT (Aspartate aminotransferase family. This family belongs to pyridoxal phosphate (PLP)-dependent aspartate aminotransferase superfamily (fold I). Pyridoxal phosphate combines with an alpha-amino acid to form a compound called a Schiff base or aldimine...; cd00609;~COG0436 Aspartate/tyrosine/aromatic aminotransferase;~aminotransferase AlaT [Streptomyces bingchenggensis BCW-1];~aminotransferase AlaT; Validated;~catalytic residue [active];~homodimer interface [polypeptide binding];~identified by MetaGeneAnnotator; putative;~pyridoxal 5'-phosphate binding site [chemical binding]): MEFRQSSKLSEVCYEIRGPVIEHADALEEAGHSVLRLNTGNPALFGFEAPEEIVQDMIRMLPKAHGYTDSRGILSARRAVAQRYESMGLANIRLDDVYLGNGVSELVSMAVQALLEDGDEVLIPAPDFPLWTAVTTLAGGKAVHYLCDESSDWYPDLDDMASKITDRTRAIVVINPNNPTGAVYPKEVLEGILDLARRHHLMVLADEIYDRIVYDDAVHHPLASLAPDLVVLTFGGLSKTYRVAGFRSGWLVVTGPREHARNYLEGLTMLASMRLCPNAPAQYAIQAALGGRQSIDELTAPGGRLYEQRDRAWEKLNEIPGVSCVKPKGALYAFPRLDPAVHRIHDDEKFVLDLLLREKIQVVQGTGFNWPRPDHFRILTLPHADDLDAAISRIGRFLGGYRQ, translated from the coding sequence ATGGAGTTCCGGCAGTCGAGCAAGCTGAGCGAGGTCTGCTACGAGATCCGCGGCCCGGTGATCGAACACGCGGACGCCCTGGAGGAGGCGGGCCACAGCGTGCTGCGGCTCAACACCGGCAACCCCGCGCTCTTCGGCTTCGAGGCGCCCGAGGAGATCGTCCAGGACATGATCCGGATGCTCCCCAAGGCACACGGCTACACCGACTCCCGCGGCATCCTGTCCGCCCGCCGCGCCGTGGCCCAGCGCTACGAGTCGATGGGCCTCGCGAACATCCGCCTCGACGACGTCTACCTCGGCAACGGCGTCTCCGAACTCGTCTCGATGGCCGTCCAGGCCCTTCTGGAGGACGGCGACGAAGTCCTCATCCCGGCCCCCGACTTCCCGCTGTGGACGGCCGTCACGACGCTGGCGGGCGGCAAGGCCGTGCACTACCTGTGCGACGAGTCCTCCGACTGGTACCCCGACCTCGACGACATGGCGTCGAAGATCACCGACCGGACCCGGGCCATCGTCGTCATCAACCCCAACAACCCCACGGGCGCGGTGTATCCGAAGGAGGTCCTGGAAGGCATCCTCGACCTCGCCCGCCGCCACCACCTGATGGTCCTCGCCGACGAGATCTACGACCGGATCGTGTACGACGACGCCGTGCACCACCCGCTCGCCTCCCTCGCCCCCGACCTCGTCGTCCTCACCTTCGGCGGTCTGTCCAAGACCTACCGGGTGGCCGGCTTCCGCTCCGGCTGGCTGGTCGTCACCGGCCCCCGCGAGCACGCCCGGAACTACCTGGAGGGCCTGACCATGCTGGCCTCCATGCGACTGTGCCCCAACGCGCCCGCCCAGTACGCCATCCAGGCCGCGCTCGGCGGCCGGCAGTCCATCGACGAGCTGACCGCGCCGGGCGGCCGGCTGTACGAACAGCGCGACCGCGCCTGGGAGAAGCTCAACGAGATCCCCGGCGTCTCCTGCGTCAAGCCGAAGGGCGCGCTCTACGCCTTCCCGCGCCTCGACCCGGCGGTCCACCGGATCCACGACGACGAGAAGTTCGTCCTCGACCTGCTGCTGCGGGAGAAGATCCAGGTCGTGCAGGGCACCGGCTTCAACTGGCCGCGCCCGGACCACTTCCGCATCCTCACCCTGCCGCACGCGGACGACCTGGACGCCGCGATCAGCCGCATCGGCCGCTTCCTCGGCGGGTACCGCCAGTAG
- a CDS encoding hypothetical protein (identified by MetaGeneAnnotator; putative;~sequence version:1) — protein sequence MDAALIAVLGTLLGAAVTHWFQGRAADRGAALARSEQLRQERIAAYSAFAGAVVDYRQHQNDRWFRAHLEPGPAEAERSRYASYQQRTAARQALFRVQLICDDPRTRALADDAFASTHCLHEATDDDDRTRRSEVAKAALARFVEAAAPSVR from the coding sequence ATGGACGCGGCACTCATAGCCGTCCTCGGCACCCTGCTGGGTGCCGCCGTCACCCACTGGTTCCAGGGCCGGGCCGCCGACCGGGGTGCCGCGCTCGCCCGAAGCGAGCAGCTGCGCCAGGAACGGATCGCCGCGTACAGCGCGTTCGCGGGCGCGGTCGTCGACTACCGGCAGCACCAGAACGACCGCTGGTTCCGGGCCCACCTCGAACCCGGCCCGGCGGAGGCCGAACGCTCCCGCTACGCCTCGTACCAGCAGCGCACCGCCGCCCGGCAGGCGCTCTTCCGGGTCCAGCTGATCTGCGACGACCCGCGGACCCGCGCGCTGGCGGACGACGCGTTCGCCTCGACGCACTGCCTGCACGAGGCGACGGACGACGACGACCGCACGCGCCGTTCGGAGGTGGCGAAGGCGGCGCTGGCCCGGTTCGTCGAGGCGGCCGCGCCCAGCGTGCGCTGA
- a CDS encoding hypothetical protein (identified by MetaGeneAnnotator; putative;~sequence version:1) gives MDLVAPVVVEPLRRRRCAECRRGPLERMIVEFNRIVCLDCADLGHLVFLRRGDTALTRRAREGSALWAVVVRHNRRRTRYERQGLLVEEAALVRAEAACLADAEARARRRARDTARRAERDVAITAALEAEILRLYPGCPAERASAIAAHASAKGSGRVGRTAAGRALDRDAVRAAVRAAVRHVDTDYDTLLMTGLPRHQARASVAPAIETVLRSWRAG, from the coding sequence GTGGATCTCGTCGCGCCCGTCGTCGTCGAACCGCTCCGGCGGCGCCGCTGCGCGGAATGCCGCCGGGGCCCGCTGGAGCGGATGATCGTCGAGTTCAACCGGATCGTCTGTCTGGACTGCGCCGACCTCGGCCATCTCGTCTTCCTGCGCCGCGGCGACACCGCGCTCACCCGGCGGGCCCGCGAAGGCAGTGCGCTGTGGGCGGTGGTGGTGCGGCACAACCGGCGTCGCACGCGCTACGAGCGGCAGGGCCTGCTCGTCGAGGAGGCGGCGCTGGTCCGGGCGGAGGCGGCCTGTCTCGCGGACGCCGAGGCGCGGGCGCGGCGCCGGGCCCGGGACACGGCGCGGCGGGCCGAGCGGGACGTGGCGATCACGGCCGCGCTGGAGGCGGAGATCCTGCGGCTGTACCCGGGCTGCCCGGCGGAGCGGGCGAGCGCCATCGCCGCCCACGCGTCGGCGAAGGGCAGCGGGCGGGTGGGGCGGACGGCCGCCGGGCGGGCCCTGGACCGGGACGCGGTGCGCGCGGCGGTGCGGGCCGCTGTACGGCATGTGGACACCGACTACGACACGTTACTGATGACCGGGCTGCCCCGGCACCAGGCCCGGGCGAGCGTCGCGCCCGCCATCGAGACGGTGCTGCGGAGCTGGCGCGCGGGCTGA
- a CDS encoding chaplin (Small secreted domain (DUF320); pfam03777;~chaplin [Streptomyces griseus subsp. griseus NBRC13350];~identified by MetaGeneAnnotator; putative) — MRQIRRSGLATLLVTGGALALSAGAAYADAGAQGAAVGSPGVASGNTIQLPVHVPVNICGNTVNVVGLLNPAAGNTCVNGSAAPAAHGGSGYGTADRSTADRGTGGSGRTHKDLPGTPRTGSSDHGSRGGSSEAGASKAGSSNGGGATAEAIAGDSPGVVSGNGIQLPIDIPANVSGNSVNVVGIGNPVFGNTSVNQSEEECDEPEIPTTPVTHPPAKPPVTPPGVQPPAPHPGTGPGPEPEAGPPALAHTGAGPVGYAAPASAALLLGGALMIRRSRRTAADRG, encoded by the coding sequence ATGAGGCAGATTCGCCGAAGTGGTCTGGCCACTCTGTTGGTCACCGGTGGCGCGCTCGCGCTCTCGGCGGGCGCCGCGTACGCGGACGCCGGCGCACAGGGCGCCGCTGTCGGTTCGCCGGGGGTCGCCTCCGGCAACACCATCCAGCTGCCGGTGCACGTCCCCGTGAACATCTGCGGGAACACCGTCAACGTCGTCGGACTGCTCAACCCGGCGGCCGGCAACACGTGCGTCAACGGTTCCGCCGCCCCGGCCGCGCACGGCGGCAGCGGCTACGGCACCGCCGACCGCAGCACCGCGGACCGGGGGACCGGGGGATCGGGCCGGACCCACAAGGATCTGCCGGGCACCCCGCGCACCGGTTCCTCCGACCACGGCTCGCGCGGCGGCTCGTCCGAGGCCGGCGCGTCGAAGGCCGGTTCGTCGAACGGCGGTGGCGCCACCGCCGAGGCGATCGCCGGGGACTCCCCGGGCGTCGTGTCCGGCAACGGCATCCAGTTGCCGATCGACATCCCCGCGAACGTCAGCGGCAACTCGGTCAACGTCGTCGGCATCGGCAACCCCGTCTTCGGCAACACCTCGGTCAACCAGTCCGAGGAGGAGTGCGACGAGCCGGAGATCCCGACGACGCCGGTCACGCACCCGCCGGCCAAGCCGCCCGTCACCCCGCCGGGCGTCCAGCCGCCGGCCCCGCACCCCGGCACCGGGCCCGGCCCGGAGCCGGAGGCCGGACCGCCGGCCCTCGCCCACACCGGCGCGGGCCCGGTCGGCTACGCCGCCCCGGCGAGCGCCGCGCTGCTCCTCGGCGGCGCGCTGATGATCCGCAGGTCCCGCCGGACGGCGGCCGACCGGGGCTGA